One genomic segment of Deinococcota bacterium includes these proteins:
- a CDS encoding RES family NAD+ phosphorylase: MITAWRLTRDLYHDQAMTGSGGLFAPGRWHTQGKRIIYSSSSLALATLELFVNLQNKNQLARYVKTRILIPEPLVTALADEGLETFVRDPEGFDSRAYGDLWLEGQRSCVLAVPSRVVMEETNYLINPLHPAFAEITATTEPYRVDERLLSRSHQIDGHQVQDAAAARPAAA, encoded by the coding sequence TTGATCACCGCCTGGCGGCTAACCAGGGACCTCTACCACGACCAAGCGATGACCGGCAGCGGCGGGCTCTTCGCGCCAGGCCGCTGGCACACCCAAGGAAAGCGCATCATCTACAGCTCGAGCAGCCTGGCGCTCGCCACCCTCGAGCTGTTCGTGAACCTGCAGAACAAAAACCAGCTCGCGCGTTACGTCAAAACCCGCATCCTCATCCCCGAACCCCTAGTGACGGCGCTAGCGGACGAAGGCCTCGAGACCTTCGTGCGTGACCCCGAGGGTTTCGATAGCCGCGCTTACGGCGACCTGTGGCTGGAGGGGCAAAGGAGCTGCGTACTGGCGGTTCCCAGCCGCGTGGTGATGGAGGAAACGAACTACCTCATCAACCCCCTACACCCGGCGTTTGCGGAGATCACCGCAACCACCGAGCCTTACCGTGTGGATGAACGGTTGCTTTCGCGCTCTCACCAGATCGACGGGCACCAGGTTCAAGACGCCGCCGCAGCGCGCCCCGCCGCCGCCTAG
- a CDS encoding serine protein kinase RIO, producing MNHSGDFDLEDSFESFSKRKDRRKPAGRRSVYDLAAEDDKGSSVALFSDPGLQALYERGLITDLVGQLKSGKEATVYVAEGPKGLLAAKIYTDIRIRSFRVDRVYREGRFIGDQRLQRAIDQRSETGLSAQQALWIAEEYGQLQTFYQAGIPVPEPVAQVGAVVLMTFIGDEGGPAPRLSEVQLAPYQAEDALEQSVRIFIQMLKLGRVHGDYSTFNLLWWRGSVIAIDFPQVVTLKDNPSAWALLERDARSLCKSFGRFGLRPDPAQVLRRAREEAEL from the coding sequence TTGAACCACTCTGGTGATTTTGACCTCGAGGACAGCTTTGAAAGCTTCAGCAAGCGCAAAGACCGCCGCAAACCGGCCGGCCGCCGCTCGGTCTACGACCTCGCCGCCGAGGACGACAAGGGCTCGAGCGTCGCCCTCTTCAGCGACCCCGGCCTCCAGGCCCTTTACGAGCGGGGCCTGATAACCGACCTCGTCGGACAGCTCAAGAGCGGCAAGGAGGCGACCGTCTACGTCGCCGAGGGCCCCAAGGGGCTGCTCGCCGCCAAGATCTACACCGACATCAGGATTCGCTCATTTCGCGTTGATCGCGTCTACCGCGAGGGGCGCTTTATCGGCGACCAGCGCCTGCAGCGGGCTATCGACCAGCGCTCCGAAACCGGCTTGAGCGCGCAGCAGGCGCTCTGGATCGCCGAGGAGTACGGGCAGCTCCAGACCTTCTACCAAGCCGGGATTCCCGTGCCGGAACCGGTCGCGCAAGTCGGCGCCGTTGTCCTGATGACCTTTATCGGCGACGAAGGCGGCCCCGCCCCGCGCCTCTCCGAGGTGCAACTCGCGCCCTACCAGGCCGAAGACGCCCTCGAGCAGAGCGTCAGGATCTTCATCCAGATGCTGAAGCTGGGCCGCGTCCACGGCGACTACTCGACCTTCAACCTGTTGTGGTGGCGGGGCAGCGTCATCGCCATCGACTTTCCGCAGGTGGTGACCCTCAAGGACAACCCCAGTGCCTGGGCGCTTCTAGAGCGCGACGCGCGGTCCTTGTGCAAGTCCTTTGGGCGCTTCGGTCTGCGCCCCGACCCCGCGCAGGTGTTGCGCCGGGCGAGGGAGGAGGCGGAACTCTGA
- a CDS encoding M23 family metallopeptidase — MTQRFLSLVLFLLGFAAAQADYTVQPGDTLYRIATAHGLTAAELARFNALTDPDRLRVGQVLRLPGAPQPSAFQAPFSAIRLEPETPVQGRSFGLRVALESPVTLSARFLDWDYELSPSSTGAQGVLAVPALQEPGVYPLVLRAPGGESLTVLVRVVIGDYRRESITLPPESATLLQRDLIRDELAYVRSHCRTFEGTPRWSGAFRYPLDNPVLTSGFGTRRSYNGGPYTSYHEGLDFRGDASTPVYAAAAGKVVIAERLTVRGNAVYLLHGLSVCTGYMHLDRLEVVPGQEVGQGELLGYVGMTGLATGPHLHWEVRVREIPVDPGPWVDAPPFGD; from the coding sequence ATGACACAACGGTTTTTGAGCCTGGTCCTTTTCTTGCTCGGCTTTGCCGCCGCGCAGGCGGACTACACCGTGCAGCCGGGCGACACCCTCTACCGCATCGCCACGGCGCACGGGCTCACGGCGGCCGAACTCGCGCGGTTCAATGCGCTGACCGACCCCGACCGCTTGAGGGTCGGCCAGGTCTTGAGGCTGCCGGGGGCGCCCCAGCCAAGCGCCTTTCAAGCGCCTTTCAGCGCCATCCGCCTCGAGCCGGAGACGCCCGTGCAGGGCCGGAGCTTCGGGCTCCGGGTCGCGCTCGAGAGCCCCGTCACCCTGAGCGCCCGCTTTCTCGACTGGGACTATGAGCTCTCGCCGTCTTCTACGGGCGCGCAGGGGGTTCTGGCGGTGCCCGCCTTGCAGGAGCCGGGCGTCTATCCCCTGGTCCTGCGCGCCCCGGGCGGCGAATCGCTCACCGTTTTAGTCAGGGTGGTGATCGGCGACTACCGCCGCGAGAGCATCACCCTGCCGCCGGAGAGCGCCACCCTCTTGCAGCGCGACCTCATCCGTGACGAGCTGGCCTACGTTCGCTCGCACTGCCGCACCTTCGAGGGGACGCCGCGCTGGTCGGGCGCCTTTCGCTATCCGCTCGACAACCCCGTCTTGACCTCGGGTTTCGGCACGAGGCGCTCCTACAACGGCGGTCCCTACACCTCGTATCACGAGGGCCTCGACTTTCGCGGCGACGCCTCCACGCCCGTCTACGCCGCCGCCGCCGGTAAGGTCGTTATCGCCGAGAGGCTCACGGTGCGCGGCAACGCGGTCTACCTGCTGCACGGCTTGAGCGTCTGCACGGGCTATATGCACCTGGACCGCCTCGAGGTCGTTCCCGGTCAGGAGGTCGGGCAGGGCGAACTGCTCGGTTACGTGGGCATGACGGGCCTGGCGACGGGACCGCACCTGCACTGGGAGGTGCGGGTGCGCGAGATCCCCGTGGACCCGGGCCCCTGGGTGGATGCGCCGCCCTTTGGCGATTAG
- a CDS encoding DUF2384 domain-containing protein, producing the protein MTLQRLGEIDDRQIRAVREGLAYETFILLRDALRVSTEDLAALLGIPRRTLSKRQHEGGFTVNESNALSRVARIHREAVQFFGDEDDARAWLKTTLPTLGATPLSLLDTDPGAEAVSVLLRQLAWGLYP; encoded by the coding sequence GTGACCCTCCAGCGACTCGGTGAGATCGACGACCGCCAGATCCGCGCGGTCAGAGAAGGCCTGGCCTACGAGACCTTCATCCTCTTGCGCGACGCCCTGAGGGTGAGCACCGAGGACCTCGCGGCGCTCCTCGGCATCCCTAGGCGCACCCTCAGCAAACGCCAGCATGAAGGCGGCTTCACCGTGAACGAGAGCAACGCCCTCAGCCGCGTCGCGCGCATCCACCGCGAAGCCGTCCAATTTTTCGGTGACGAGGATGACGCCAGGGCTTGGCTTAAGACCACCCTGCCCACCCTGGGCGCCACCCCCCTCAGCCTGCTCGACACCGACCCCGGCGCGGAAGCGGTAAGCGTCCTCCTCAGGCAACTCGCCTGGGGGCTCTACCCTTGA
- a CDS encoding MFS transporter: MTSAKRPAGMTSFTFVWFGQVVSLLGTSMTGFALSIWAWQETGLATALALVGFFRFGPAVLLSPLAGALVDRWNRKLVMMLSDMGAGLSTAAVLVLYLSGNLEIWHLYLTGAVAGAFSAFHFPAYSAAVTMMVSKRHYARASGMLSLAESASAIAAPLLAGVLLGPVGLVGILVLDLIALATALVILLVVHIPQPRRSEAGGEGRGSLLKESLYGFRYILARPSLLGLQLVFFCINLTSTFGNTVLAAMILSRTGNDELALGSVLSAGGVGGVAGGLLLSLWGGPRRRVHGVLLGMVFGSLLGQVLMGLGGSLPMWMLASFLFVFFIPILNGSNQAIWQAKVAPDVQGRVFATRRLIAQITIPLAMLMAGPLADRVFEPAMMPGGALAAAFGPLVGTGPGAGMALMFVVAGLFGAAVGLGAYLFSAVRNAEDILPDHEEAAESAEGPGKAEAAGARG; the protein is encoded by the coding sequence ATGACATCAGCTAAGCGCCCGGCGGGAATGACCAGCTTTACCTTCGTCTGGTTCGGACAGGTGGTGTCGTTGCTCGGCACCAGCATGACCGGCTTCGCCCTCAGCATCTGGGCCTGGCAGGAGACCGGCCTGGCGACGGCGCTTGCCCTGGTCGGCTTTTTCCGCTTCGGCCCCGCGGTGCTCCTGAGCCCGCTCGCCGGCGCGCTGGTCGACAGGTGGAACCGCAAGCTGGTGATGATGCTCTCGGACATGGGCGCGGGGCTTTCGACGGCGGCCGTCTTGGTCCTTTATCTGAGCGGCAACCTGGAAATCTGGCATCTCTACCTCACGGGCGCGGTCGCCGGAGCCTTCAGCGCCTTTCACTTTCCGGCCTACTCCGCCGCCGTCACCATGATGGTTTCCAAGAGACATTATGCCAGAGCGAGCGGCATGCTCTCGCTGGCCGAGTCGGCCTCGGCCATCGCCGCGCCACTGCTCGCGGGCGTGCTGCTCGGCCCTGTCGGCCTGGTGGGGATTCTCGTGCTGGACCTCATCGCCTTGGCGACCGCGCTCGTCATCCTGCTCGTCGTGCATATTCCTCAGCCCAGGAGGAGCGAGGCGGGAGGTGAGGGGCGGGGCAGCCTGCTCAAGGAGTCGCTCTACGGCTTCCGTTACATCCTCGCCCGCCCCAGCCTGCTCGGCCTGCAACTGGTCTTCTTTTGCATCAACCTGACGAGCACCTTCGGCAACACCGTGCTCGCCGCCATGATCCTCTCGCGGACGGGCAACGACGAGTTGGCCTTGGGCAGCGTGCTCTCGGCCGGCGGCGTCGGCGGGGTGGCCGGCGGGCTCTTGCTCAGTCTCTGGGGCGGGCCCAGGCGGCGCGTTCACGGCGTGCTCCTGGGCATGGTCTTCGGCAGCCTGCTGGGACAAGTGCTCATGGGCCTTGGAGGGAGCCTGCCGATGTGGATGCTCGCCAGCTTTCTCTTCGTCTTTTTCATTCCCATCCTGAACGGCTCGAACCAGGCGATCTGGCAGGCCAAGGTGGCGCCGGACGTGCAGGGGCGGGTCTTCGCCACCCGGCGCCTCATCGCCCAGATCACGATTCCACTGGCGATGCTCATGGCGGGGCCGCTGGCCGACCGCGTCTTCGAGCCGGCGATGATGCCGGGAGGCGCCCTAGCGGCCGCCTTTGGCCCGCTCGTCGGCACCGGGCCGGGCGCGGGCATGGCGCTGATGTTCGTTGTGGCGGGCCTCTTTGGCGCGGCGGTGGGTCTGGGCGCCTACCTCTTCTCGGCGGTGCGCAACGCCGAGGACATCTTGCCGGACCATGAGGAGGCGGCGGAGTCGGCCGAAGGGCCCGGCAAGGCCGAGGCGGCGGGAGCTCGAGGCTGA
- a CDS encoding phosphotransferase — translation MSDYDEFGDEKFTQRKGKRKPKVTRRVKELVGKGDGTKGDGTKGDGAKVKFDDPDLQTLFERGVLSELLWQMQSGKEATVYAAEGPKGKLAAKIYADPRARTFRRDEIYREGRFVSRGRFKKAMQQAGRTGLPAEHILWVEDEFRALQTLHRAGILVPRPVAHEGSVILMGYIGDEHPAPRLADAQLSAAEAADAFEQSLSHLAAMLRLGLVHGDYSTFNLLWWQGSVVVIDLPQMVKLKESKHAGELLERDVQSLLKSFRSFGIEAELLEVLREVKARAKGTPEA, via the coding sequence TTGAGCGATTACGACGAGTTTGGGGATGAAAAGTTCACGCAGCGCAAGGGCAAACGCAAGCCCAAGGTCACGCGCCGGGTCAAGGAACTGGTCGGCAAGGGCGACGGGACCAAGGGCGACGGGACCAAGGGCGACGGGGCCAAGGTCAAGTTCGACGACCCCGATTTGCAAACCCTCTTCGAGCGCGGCGTCCTGAGCGAGCTCCTTTGGCAGATGCAGAGCGGCAAGGAGGCGACCGTCTACGCGGCCGAAGGGCCGAAGGGCAAGCTGGCCGCCAAGATCTACGCCGACCCCAGGGCGCGCACCTTTAGGCGCGACGAGATCTACCGCGAGGGCCGCTTCGTCTCGAGGGGCCGCTTCAAGAAGGCGATGCAGCAGGCCGGCCGCACCGGTCTGCCTGCCGAGCACATCCTCTGGGTCGAAGACGAGTTCCGCGCTCTCCAGACCCTGCACCGGGCCGGCATCTTGGTGCCCAGGCCCGTCGCCCACGAGGGCAGCGTCATCCTGATGGGCTATATCGGCGACGAGCACCCCGCCCCGCGCCTCGCCGACGCGCAACTCTCGGCGGCGGAGGCCGCGGACGCCTTTGAGCAGAGCCTGAGCCACCTCGCCGCCATGCTGAGGCTCGGCCTGGTCCACGGCGACTACTCGACCTTCAACCTGCTCTGGTGGCAGGGTAGCGTCGTCGTCATCGACCTGCCGCAGATGGTCAAGCTGAAGGAGAGCAAGCATGCGGGGGAGCTCTTGGAGCGCGACGTGCAGTCGCTGCTCAAGTCGTTTCGGAGCTTTGGAATCGAGGCCGAGCTCCTAGAGGTCTTGCGCGAGGTGAAGGCTCGAGCCAAGGGGACCCCGGAGGCTTGA
- a CDS encoding alpha/beta fold hydrolase: MKGHHLLVGDLRAHYLEAGKGTPLVLLHGSAIDSSLLSYGPSLPGLARDYRVIAPDWPGYGKSERPPHALGIPDYVSFLERFVDAMGLERVHLAGFSMGGGAALGFALEHPGRVHKLVLIDAYGLGNEVHVPFLPFLALKAPRLATTFWGGLKLSRRLLSVFLKVFVFADRRKVTPALVHEVYEQLRSPEVERAFMRWIRGEVGWRRLTTNYADRLGDVAAPTLLLHGARDLIVPASRSRRAARLIPGAELHLVPRCGHWLPREASKVFERELLLFLRD, from the coding sequence TTGAAGGGCCACCACCTCCTCGTCGGCGACCTGCGGGCGCACTACCTCGAGGCCGGCAAAGGTACGCCGCTCGTCTTGCTGCACGGCTCCGCCATCGACTCGAGCCTCCTATCCTACGGGCCCAGCCTGCCGGGGCTGGCGCGAGACTACCGCGTGATCGCCCCCGACTGGCCCGGCTACGGCAAGAGCGAGCGGCCGCCTCACGCCTTGGGCATCCCCGACTACGTGAGCTTCTTGGAGCGCTTCGTGGACGCCATGGGCTTGGAACGCGTCCACCTGGCCGGCTTCTCGATGGGCGGCGGCGCGGCGCTCGGCTTCGCGCTCGAGCACCCGGGGCGCGTCCACAAGCTCGTACTCATCGACGCCTATGGCCTCGGCAACGAGGTCCACGTGCCCTTTCTGCCCTTCTTGGCCCTCAAGGCGCCGCGGCTCGCCACCACCTTTTGGGGTGGGCTCAAGCTCAGCAGGCGCCTCTTGAGCGTCTTTTTGAAAGTCTTTGTCTTCGCCGACCGGCGCAAGGTCACCCCCGCGCTCGTCCACGAGGTCTACGAACAGCTCAGGTCGCCGGAGGTCGAGCGCGCCTTTATGCGCTGGATCCGCGGCGAGGTCGGTTGGCGCCGGCTGACCACGAACTACGCCGACCGGCTCGGCGACGTGGCCGCGCCCACCCTGCTGTTGCACGGCGCGCGCGACTTGATCGTGCCCGCCTCGCGCTCGAGGCGGGCGGCCCGGCTCATCCCCGGCGCTGAGCTCCACCTGGTGCCGCGCTGCGGCCACTGGCTGCCCCGTGAAGCCAGCAAGGTCTTCGAGCGCGAACTGCTTCTGTTCTTGCGGGACTAA
- a CDS encoding patatin-like phospholipase family protein — MEIGLALGGGGARCFAQIGALRALEEAGHRVVAISACSTAAFIGALSAAGSSAEQIHAIVKGADYGSFLNLRGRFGLMSQDPIKDLLRPHLPATFEGLGIPFVVAAVDLQEGEAVVLDSGELLPAVCASNAFPGLFSPVCIGGRYLIDGGVLNLVPVDLVRARTAAPVVAVDVSLSEKRAVDLHENRNLWQRISTPLRRKRVPLFLDLLDKAYVITQNHVTQMRYAACPPDLLVKPGLDHDFRIQDFDRLDEAVALGYEATSALLARLEPVTES; from the coding sequence ATGGAGATCGGACTGGCTCTAGGCGGCGGCGGGGCGCGCTGCTTTGCGCAGATAGGCGCGCTCAGGGCGCTCGAGGAGGCCGGACATAGGGTGGTCGCCATCAGCGCCTGCTCGACCGCCGCCTTTATCGGCGCGCTCTCGGCGGCGGGCTCGAGCGCCGAACAGATTCACGCGATCGTCAAAGGCGCCGACTACGGCAGCTTTCTCAACTTGAGGGGCCGCTTCGGCCTGATGAGCCAGGATCCCATCAAGGACCTGCTCCGCCCGCACCTGCCCGCGACCTTCGAGGGGCTCGGCATTCCTTTCGTCGTTGCGGCAGTGGACCTCCAGGAGGGCGAGGCGGTCGTCCTCGACTCGGGCGAGCTGCTCCCGGCGGTCTGCGCCAGCAACGCCTTTCCGGGCCTGTTCAGCCCGGTTTGCATCGGCGGCCGTTACCTCATCGACGGCGGCGTCTTGAACCTGGTGCCCGTCGATCTGGTGAGAGCGCGAACGGCTGCGCCCGTGGTCGCCGTGGACGTGAGCCTGTCGGAAAAGCGCGCGGTCGACCTGCACGAAAACCGCAACCTCTGGCAGAGAATCAGCACACCGCTCAGAAGGAAGCGCGTTCCCCTCTTTCTGGACCTGCTCGACAAGGCCTACGTCATCACCCAAAACCACGTCACCCAGATGCGCTACGCCGCCTGTCCGCCCGACCTGCTGGTCAAACCGGGCTTGGATCACGACTTTCGCATCCAGGACTTCGACCGCCTCGACGAGGCCGTAGCACTCGGCTACGAGGCGACATCGGCGCTCTTGGCGCGCCTCGAGCCGGTCACTGAGTCTTGA